GAAATGTTTGTATCCGAGCGCATTCACGCAAAGTTAACGGGCGATTGTCTTCTGGATGTATAAATTCTCTTATAGCGGCCCCTGTAATAGTTAAACTCGGTTCATCAAAAATCAATCGCTTAATTCCCGAGGGCGCACCTCCTCGTCTTTCCGTGGGCGTTCCATCCATAACACGTCGATTGGCTCTCCTTCTAAATGATTCATGATGAAGCGATTCTGGCAGATCCTTCATCGATTGCCCTGGTTTTAAATTTTTAATTCTCTCAAGTTGGACACCCTCAATTTTGGGTGTAAAATGATCATATAATTTTTTATTTCCATCACGCAGTTGTTCTTCCCACTCATGTTTGGGCTTGCCGCTGTAGCAGATAGGACTGCTCTTATCCAGCGTCGGATTGGGAAGTTCTCCAATCGTATGTCTAAGTGTAATATCGGCATTCTTAAAAATTCGACCATGCACATGCACAATTGGTTCTGGCAAATTAAATTCCATTCTCAATCTATTGCCAATAACTAAAGTTCTTTTTCGTCTTTGTGGTATCCCGTATTCCTGCGCATAAATTTTATCGATTCTTATCGAATATCCCAATTTGATAAAGGCTCTTGCAGCTTCATAGACGTATATACCACCTTTAGCCGTAAGCAAACCTTCAACATTTTCCATAATAAACCATTTAGGACGTAAGATGGCTAAGGCGTTGACGTAATGCTTCAATAATCCGTTTCTTGGATCATCCCAAAACCGCATACCCGCTGTGCTAAAACCCTGACATGGAGGCCCACCAATAAGAATATCCAACTCACCCGTTTTTAACTTCAAATTTTTAAGAAGTTTTTCAAAATCACAAGACATAATATCTGCCATTTCACATTTGGTACCAGGGAAATTATGTCTGTAAGTTTCCACAGCATTTTCGTTTATATCTATTGCATAGAGGATATTATAACCAGCGCGTTTGAATCCCAAAGAGCAACCACCGGCTCCTGCAAATAGACTAATAGCTAAAGGTTTGGCATTCATATTCTATTTCTCTGACATGAAATTGAGAGTAATACCGCAGAATATTTCAAATCGAATATACTCATCACCTGTGAATAATTCAAGACACAACTGATTCAAAAAATTTCCCAACCTCTAAATCTCACACAAACCTCAATACCCATAAACCTGTTTATTTTTTAACATCGAGAATTATATTGTCACACTGGCGCGTACCTCGTATTCCTCACCCCATCGCGTCGGATGTCCTTTAAAGGAGAATGCTATGCCAGATACAATTGTGGGTCGCGTTTCCGATATCATTGGTGGAACGCCGATGATTCGGTTAGAGAATTTGTCGCCAGCGGGGGGCGCTACCATTCTGGCCAAAATGGAATATCTCAATCCGGGCGGCAGCGTAAAAGACCGCATCGCGCTAAGTATGATTCGAGATGCTGAGAAAGCCAAAACACTCAAACCCGGCATGACCATTGTAGAGGCGACCAGTGGAAATACCGGAATCGGCCTGGCGATGTTATGTGCCAAACTCAAATATCGTCTGGTATTGACAATGCCTGAAACAATGAGTTTTGAACGACGGGCACTGGTAACCAGATACGGGGCCGAAGTGGTCATCACACCCGGCTCGGGCGATATGGATGGCGCAAAACAGCGGGCGCAGGAGATCGTAAAAAAGAATGCAAATTGCATTGAGCTAAAGCAGTTTGACAATCCTGCCAATCCAGAAGCGCATCGACAGACCACAGGACCAGAAATTGTGAAAGCAACAGGAGGAAAGATAACGGCTTTTGTGTCAGGAGTAGGGACAGGTGGGACAATTACGGGTGTAGGTGAGGTCCTCAAGGCAGAAGTGCCAGATGCAAGAGTGATAGCTGTTGAGCCTGCGGGTTCGGCTGTATTGAGTGGAAAAAGCCAGGGACCTCACGCGATCGAGGGAATTGGAGCGGGATTTATTCCATCGATCTTAAATTGCAATATACTGGATGAAGTAATCACAATAGAAGATCGCGAGGCATTTGACATGACGGAAACTCTGGCGCGAGAAGAGGCACTATTGGTCGGAATTTCTTCGGGGGCAAATGTACTGGCAGCCCGACGTGTGGCCCAGAGACTTTCGAGCGATGACGTAGTCATAACAGTGCTGTGTGATACGGGAACCCGATACTTCAGTATTGAAGAATATTTTCGGCGCGACGAAGTGCAAAATGTGAATGCGCTTCTATAAGGAAATGAAGGTATGAATCTGAGCGGGAAAGAGCGATCATTTGAAGCGCAATTTCGCAAAAAACTCTCTATCTGGCCCAAAGAAAGTCCCTGGCCAGGCATTGGGGTATGTGTAATCTTGTCGTGGGCAGCAATATATTTAAACACATTGCCTTTTCCGCCGTTTACACTGTCCTCGGGCCAGCATCCCCTGAGCGCAGTATTACTGGCATTGTTATTGGGCATGCTATTGTGCAATGTGATGCCATCAACAGCAAAACTGAAGCCTGGCATAGATACAGTGGTGCAAAAGTGGCTACCCGTTGGAATTGTGCTCCTGGGTGCGCGGTTGGATTTTTACGATCTGATTCGCGTCGCAGTACAGGTCCTGATTGGTGCGGCCGTATTGATTGCAATAATTGTTGCATTCACCCATCTGATGTCGCGCTGGCTTAACATCGAAAAAAAAATGGGGTTGTTAATTGGTGTGGGCACAGGGATTTGCGGAAGTTCTGCCATTGTAGCCCTTGCGCCCCTGATCAAAGCCAACAACGAAGAAATAACGTATTCGGTCGGGGTGATCAATCTGCTGGGCATAGTGGCGATGCTGCTATTTCCCGTGGTTGGATCTCTGGCAATGCTGGATGCAGAAGTATATGGCATCTGGTGTGGATTGGGCATTCACGCAACACCACAGGTAATTGCCGCGGGATTCGCGCATGCAGGAGACGGGCAGACAGCGGGGGAAATGGCGACAATTGTCAAACTGGTGCGTATCTCACTTTTGGGACCCGTAGTATTTGTGCTGGGGGCGTGGTTTGCTTATACGCAACGACACGCGATTTATATCGATGAACCAGTGCGCTATTCCAGGCTGGTCCCGGGTTTTGTCGTATTGTTTCTGGCAATGGCACTGCTGCGAACCCTGGGCTTTTTGCCAGAAGTGACATTACATTTATCCGAGCAATTTGTGTTTGACGCAGGCGACCGGCATATAGATCTGGCTGGCTTATTGAGCCAGAGCGGCAAGTGGATTATTATCTGCGCGATGGCCGGAGTGGGATTATCTACGGCATTTGCTGCAATGAAAGCAGGCGGTATAAAACCGGTGATATTGGGTGTCTTATCGGCTATTACTCTGGCATTGCTGGGGCTGGGTGTTGCACATTTATAAAAAAAGCCCCGAATGCATCAAAACATCCGGGGCTTTGATCCAACAATTATTACTCAGGAACTTGGCAGCAACTGGGCAACTTTGCATACGCATCGGCATCGGCCTTTTTGTCATTAGCCGCATAACCCACTTTGACAACGGCCTGCTCCAGGGCGGGAACACTGGTCACCTTGTCATCAAACGTCACCTTCGCTGTTTTCGCATCCAGATTGACTTCCACGCTCTGAACGCCATCGACCTTTTTCAGGGCTTCCTCTATGGTATGCGAACACATAGCGCACTGCATAGTTGCCAACTTCACCTCGACAGTCGTCGCCTCCGACTTTGATGAACAGCCGACCCATCCCGCCATCCCTATCGCTGTCGCGCCAATGACCAATAATGCAAAAATACGAGACTTCATAACACACCTCCTGATAAATGAATAACTTTGGGGTTTACATCGGGAGGGTTAAAAAACCCACCCCTACGTCTTGCCTTTCATCTGCGTCTATCCGCGGATACCCTACGCTCTTTCCACAACGCATAAATTGCAGGAATCACCAGCAGCGTCAAAATCGTCGATGACACCATCCCCCCCACCATAGGCGCTGCAATGCGCTTCATCGCCTCGGACCCCGTGCCCGTTGACCACATAATCGGCAACAGACCCATCATCGTTGAAAACACCGTCATCAACTTGGGCCTCACCCGCTCCACAGCGCCGGACATCACCGCCTGATTTAAGTCCGCCAGTGTCAAAACATCGCCATTCTCACGTCTAATACTATCATAAGCCTGATCCAGATAAATCAGCATCACCACCCCCGTCTCGGCAGCCAATCCCGCCAGCGCGATAAACCCAACACCCACGGCAATGCTCATATCGTAATCCAAAATATACATCAACCATATCCCACCGACCAGTGCAAAGGGCAGAGAAAGCATCACAATCGCGGTCTCAGCCACATTTCTAAAATTCAGATACAACAGCAAAAAAATGATCGCCAGCGTCACGGGCACCACAACCTTCAGCTTTTTCTCTGCCCGCAACATATACTCATACTGACCGCTCCAGATCGCGGTATAACCAGGTGGCATCTGCACCTGCTCCAACACCGCCTGTTGTGCCCGCGCAACATAAGTTCCCACATCCACGCCTTCAATATCGACATAGACCCACGCATTTAACCGTGCATTCTCGCTCTTAATGCTCGGCGGACCCTTCCGAATGCGAAGATCGGCCAATTGCCCAATGGGAATCTGCGCCCCCATCGGCGTGGGCACCAGCACGCGCCGAAGCGCGGGCAAATTGTCGCGCAACTCTCGCCCATAACGCAAATTCACCGGATAGCGCTCCAAACCCTCCACAGTATGCGTAATATTCATCCCGCCCAATGCCGACATAATAACATCCTGCACATCCCCAACCGTCAGCCCATAACGCGCAGCAGCCTGTCTATCGATCTCAAAATCCAGATAATTGCCACCTGCTGCGCGCTCGGCAAACACACTCAGCGTACCCGGCAAATCGCGCACCACAGTCTCGATTTTCTCGCCCAACACCTGCAATGTCTCCAGATCATCTCCCACCACCTTAATACCCACAGGCGTCTTAATACCCGTTGAAAGCATATCGATGCGCGTCTTAATCGGCATAGTCCACGCATTGGTCAACCCCGGAAATTTCACCGCCTGGTTCAATTCCCGAATTAATTTTTGAGGCGTCATACCTTCTCGCCACTCGGACTCGGGCTTTAGCATAATCGTCGTCTCAATCATCGACAACGGCGCCGGGTCTGTCGCAGTCTCCGCCCGACCAATTTTGCCAAATACGTGTTCAACTTCGGGAAAAGTTCGAATGATTTTATCCGTCTGTTGCAACAACGCCCGCGCCTTCGTAATCGATACCCCCGGCAATGTCGTGGGCATATACAACAAATCTCCCTCGTACAGAGGCGGCATAAATTCCGATCCAATTTTTTCCATAGGAAACAGCGCGTCCAACTTCACCAATGCCTTATGAGTCAAACTCTGTGGTCGATCCGAAAAACGCGACACCACGATATCCCGGAATGGAAACACAGTCACAAATAGCACCAGCCCGCCCAACACCACAGTCAGCACCCGATGTCGCAACACCCAATCAATCACGGGTCGGTACAAATAAATCAACACGCGACTGATGGGATTCTCCGCTTCGGACCGAATTTTGCCGCGAACAAAAAAAGTCATCAGCACCGGCACAACCGTAATCGCCAAAAATGCCGCCGCCGCCATAGCATAAGTCTTGGTATAGGCGAGCGGCTTAAACAACCGCCCCTCCTGTGCCTCAAGCGCAAAAACCGGCAAAAACGACAGCGTAATAATCAACAGCGAAAAAAACAGCGCAGGTCCCACCTCTTTCGAAGCGGCAATAATCATCTCACTGTGCGACTTTGTCCCACCATCGCGTTCCATATGCTTGTGTGCATTTTCAATCATCACAATAGCGGCATCCACCATCGCCCCAATGGCAATCGCAATACCCCCAAGAGACATGATATTCGAATTGACACCTTGGTGATACATCGCGGCAAACGCAATTAAAATCCCCATCGGCAATGTGAAAACAGCCACAAAAGCACTGCGAAAATGGAGCAAAAAAACGATACACACCACAGCCACTATCGCGATCTCTTCAATCAGCTTTTTTTGCAAATGATCAACAGCGCGCAGAATAAGTGCCGAGCGATCGTAATTGGCGACCACCACCACGCCCTCGGGAAGACCGGGTTTGAGCGACTCCATCTTCTCTTTCACCCGATCAATAACTTTGAGCGCATTTTCCCCATACCGCATCACCACAATACCCCCCACCACCTCCCCCTCGCCATTCCACTCGGCCAATCCCCTTCTAAGCTCTGGCCCCACCTGCACAGTCGCAACGTCTTTTACGCGAATCGGCGTACCGTGTTCATCCACGCCCAGGGCAATCTGCTCTATATCCGCCACAGAACGGATATACCCCAACCCGCGCACCATAAATTCCGTCTCTGCCAGTTCGACCAATCGCCCTCCCACATCGCTATTGCTGCGCTGAATCGCCATCCGGACCTTCTGCAAAGGAATATTGTATGCCAGCAAGCGATTGGGATCCACAACCACCTGATACTGCTTCACAAATCCGCCCACAGACGCCACTTCCGACACGCCCTGTACACTGCTCAACTCATATCGCAAATACCAATCCTGAATCGACCGCAACTCTGAAAGATCATATCTTCCAGTCGTATCCAGCACCGTATATTGATAAACCCAGCCCACGCCCGTCGCATCCGGTCCCAGCTTTGGCGTCACCCCCTGCGGCAATCTATCAGACGCGGAATTGAGATACTCCAACACCCGACTGCGCGCCCAGTACATATCCGTACCATCCTCAAAAATCACATACACATAAGAAATGCCAAAAAACGAATATCCCCGCACCGTCTTTGCATAAGGCACGGACAGCATCGCCGTCGTCAGCGGATACGTCACCTGATCCTCCACCACCTGTGGCGCCTGCCCCGAATATTCGCTAAACACGATCACCTGCACATCCGACAAATCGGGAATCGCATCCAGTGGCGTATTCAGCATCGCATACACCCCCCATCCAATCACCATCAAAGTAGCGATCACCACCAGGAACCGATTCTCCACACTCGCTTCAATAATTCGATTTAGCATCGCGTTCCAATCCTTTTAAAATACGCGTTTCAATGTCCACCATGTCCACTATGTCCACCATGTTTCATAGGATCTCCACGCATCTCCGCCAGTGCAGCCTTCAAATTGCTCTCTGAATCAATCAAAAATTGCGCCGAAGTCACAATCCGCTCCCCCGAATTTAGCCCGTGCATGACCTCATAGCCATCCTCAGTCTCAACCCCGGTGTGAATCTCGCGCGGTTCAAACCTGCCGTCACCACGAGCCATCACAACAACCCTGCGCGTCCCCGAATGAATCACCGCCTGCACGGGAATCACAATCCCCTCACGCGCCACCTCGGATCGAATCACCACATCGGCATACATATCCGGTTTAAGCGCACCATCTGCATTGTCAAAAACCATCCGCACCTGCACCGTGCGCGTCTTTTCATTCATAAACGGAAAAATATAATCCACTTTGCCTTCAAATTGCTCGCCCGGCAAATAAGACAGCGACACCTCTGCGCGCTGCCCTTTGGAAACCCAGGGCATCTCGTATTCGTACACATCTGCATAAATCCACACCACCGACAGATCCGCAATGCGATACAAATGTTGACCCGACCCGATATACGCCCCCTCCAGCACATCTTTGTGCGTCACAATCCCTGACCGGGGAGCCAGAATGGGCATTGTTCGTCCAACCTGTCGCGTCTTTTCCAACTCCGCAATCTGCCCCACCGAAATATCCCAGTACAACAACCTTTGCCGCGCAGCAACGAGCAGATCGTCGGCACTTTGCGCCACATCTCGATCCACACCACCGCGCATTCTCTCCGCATAATCCAGAGCTGTCAAATACTCCTCCTGCGCCGCAACAAGCTCAGGACTATAAAGCGCCAGCAAAGGCTGCCCCTTTTTCACCCATTGACCGGTATAATCCACATACAACTGCTCAACCCACCCGGCGATCTTGCTATTCACATCCATAATCCGCGTCTCGTCGTAATCCACCCTGCCCACCGCGCGCACCGTCCGCTTCAAAGGCTGCTTTTCCACCACCATCGTCTTCACACCAATATTCTGAATTGTCACAGGATCAATCTGCACGCTTCCATCCTGAACTGACGACGCATCAGCCTCCTTCACCACCAGATCCATACCACAAATGGGACAACTACCCGGCTTATCCGACACCACCGTCGGATGCATTGGACAAATATATGTTTCGTGATCCATCTGCATCTCATGGCCGTGCCCACCATCCACCTCTTTCGCCACCAGATCCATACCGCAAATGGGACAACTACCCGGCTTATCCGACACCACCGTCGGATGCATTGGACAAATATATGTTTCCAAGGCCTGCACCTGCTCTATATGCGTATCTCCCGAAATCCATACCCCACCAGCAAATCCCACAATCAATGCTAAAATTGGAATGAGATATTTCATGTCTCAACTCCTTGTTAGACGGGTGATAACTGCCCCTACCCCGCACCTAACGCCCCACCGCCGCTTCTAAATCCGCCACCCGTTTTTCATGCTCAATTACATGTCGATAATGTGCGATCTCAAAATTCAACAGCGTCATCTGATTATTCAACAACGTCAAAAAATCCACCTTATCCACCCGATATCCCGACAAAGCCGACGCCAGCGACTGCTCTGCTTGAGGCAACATCGCAGTGCGAAACAACTCGGCACTTTCCCGGTGTTGCCCGACCTCAATAATTAGACGCTGAATCTCGTAGTGAATCTGCTGGCGTTCCGCGGTCTTTTGAGCCTCAACCTCTCGCATATTGGCTCGCGCTTCTGCAATCTGCTGGCGTTGTTTGCGCCCGCCAAACACGGGCAATGGAATGCCGACGCCAACAGATATAAAATCGCTTCCTTTCACCGGATCATTGACCGCAAACACGCGCTGGCGATAACCCAAGCTCACCGTCATATCCGGCCAGAGATTTCTTTTCGCAACCTCAACCTCTGCTTGCCACATCAAAATCGATTGGTCCATAGCCTTCAGGGATGGATGCCCTTCATCGGCATGCGCCAGCAAGACATCAATCGTCATCGGCATACTCGAAAGACCAATAGAATCTGGCGGCGCGCCCAGGGGACTTTGCGGAGACCGATTCAACACCAGATTCAAACGCGCCTCTGCCAATTGTTTTTTAGCCCGAAGAGCAATCAACTCCGTATCCAGCGCCGAAAGCGAAACCTGAGCTTTCAACACATCCTGTTGCAACCCTTTTCCAACAGCGTATTTCGTGCGGGCAATGCGAACCAGATCTTGCAACAACACTCGATTCTTTTCCATAATCGCAATGGCACGAATCACATAAGCCAGATCAAAAAAAGGCTGCTTGACCGCATTGACAATTGCCAGTTCCCGGTCGCGCAACAGCCATGCAACAGAATCTGAGGCAAACTGGGCTGATCGCTCGCGCGCCCGCTGTTTTCCCGGTAAAGAAAACTTCTGACTGACCACAAATTGATTCCCACTCATCGGCGAGCTACTCAAATTGAAGTCGCTCAACGGCATATTGCTCACCTCAAAGCGAAAAGACGGATCTTCAAGCGCGCCCGCCTGCGGAATTTTCGCTTCAAAAGCAGCCAACCGCGCCCGCAAAACCGACAAATTGGGATTATTTTCCACAGCCTCCTGAATCAGCGCATCCAGATCCAGTTCACCTGCCCGCACAGGCAAAAAAGATATACCCATGAGGCATAGTCCGATCATGGCTCGGATAGCATACACAAGCCACCTCCAGAGAATCTGTATTTAGTATTTAAAAAGGAAAAATCCTTAAGACATACGACAGAGAAAACGACTGTTTGGGAAAGATTTGTACACACCTATCCCCAAACGCCGTTCAAGTGCAGGAAAGGAAAATCAGATGAGAAATGCAGCGTGGAGAAGATACAGATCGGGCGGTGATCGCAAGGCTCTCTGGCGATCATCCACCACAAAAGAAAGGAAATTACT
This genomic window from Gemmatimonadota bacterium contains:
- a CDS encoding efflux RND transporter periplasmic adaptor subunit — protein: MKYLIPILALIVGFAGGVWISGDTHIEQVQALETYICPMHPTVVSDKPGSCPICGMDLVAKEVDGGHGHEMQMDHETYICPMHPTVVSDKPGSCPICGMDLVVKEADASSVQDGSVQIDPVTIQNIGVKTMVVEKQPLKRTVRAVGRVDYDETRIMDVNSKIAGWVEQLYVDYTGQWVKKGQPLLALYSPELVAAQEEYLTALDYAERMRGGVDRDVAQSADDLLVAARQRLLYWDISVGQIAELEKTRQVGRTMPILAPRSGIVTHKDVLEGAYIGSGQHLYRIADLSVVWIYADVYEYEMPWVSKGQRAEVSLSYLPGEQFEGKVDYIFPFMNEKTRTVQVRMVFDNADGALKPDMYADVVIRSEVAREGIVIPVQAVIHSGTRRVVVMARGDGRFEPREIHTGVETEDGYEVMHGLNSGERIVTSAQFLIDSESNLKAALAEMRGDPMKHGGHSGHGGH
- a CDS encoding TolC family protein, with product MYAIRAMIGLCLMGISFLPVRAGELDLDALIQEAVENNPNLSVLRARLAAFEAKIPQAGALEDPSFRFEVSNMPLSDFNLSSSPMSGNQFVVSQKFSLPGKQRARERSAQFASDSVAWLLRDRELAIVNAVKQPFFDLAYVIRAIAIMEKNRVLLQDLVRIARTKYAVGKGLQQDVLKAQVSLSALDTELIALRAKKQLAEARLNLVLNRSPQSPLGAPPDSIGLSSMPMTIDVLLAHADEGHPSLKAMDQSILMWQAEVEVAKRNLWPDMTVSLGYRQRVFAVNDPVKGSDFISVGVGIPLPVFGGRKQRQQIAEARANMREVEAQKTAERQQIHYEIQRLIIEVGQHRESAELFRTAMLPQAEQSLASALSGYRVDKVDFLTLLNNQMTLLNFEIAHYRHVIEHEKRVADLEAAVGR
- a CDS encoding efflux RND transporter permease subunit, producing MLNRIIEASVENRFLVVIATLMVIGWGVYAMLNTPLDAIPDLSDVQVIVFSEYSGQAPQVVEDQVTYPLTTAMLSVPYAKTVRGYSFFGISYVYVIFEDGTDMYWARSRVLEYLNSASDRLPQGVTPKLGPDATGVGWVYQYTVLDTTGRYDLSELRSIQDWYLRYELSSVQGVSEVASVGGFVKQYQVVVDPNRLLAYNIPLQKVRMAIQRSNSDVGGRLVELAETEFMVRGLGYIRSVADIEQIALGVDEHGTPIRVKDVATVQVGPELRRGLAEWNGEGEVVGGIVVMRYGENALKVIDRVKEKMESLKPGLPEGVVVVANYDRSALILRAVDHLQKKLIEEIAIVAVVCIVFLLHFRSAFVAVFTLPMGILIAFAAMYHQGVNSNIMSLGGIAIAIGAMVDAAIVMIENAHKHMERDGGTKSHSEMIIAASKEVGPALFFSLLIITLSFLPVFALEAQEGRLFKPLAYTKTYAMAAAAFLAITVVPVLMTFFVRGKIRSEAENPISRVLIYLYRPVIDWVLRHRVLTVVLGGLVLFVTVFPFRDIVVSRFSDRPQSLTHKALVKLDALFPMEKIGSEFMPPLYEGDLLYMPTTLPGVSITKARALLQQTDKIIRTFPEVEHVFGKIGRAETATDPAPLSMIETTIMLKPESEWREGMTPQKLIRELNQAVKFPGLTNAWTMPIKTRIDMLSTGIKTPVGIKVVGDDLETLQVLGEKIETVVRDLPGTLSVFAERAAGGNYLDFEIDRQAAARYGLTVGDVQDVIMSALGGMNITHTVEGLERYPVNLRYGRELRDNLPALRRVLVPTPMGAQIPIGQLADLRIRKGPPSIKSENARLNAWVYVDIEGVDVGTYVARAQQAVLEQVQMPPGYTAIWSGQYEYMLRAEKKLKVVVPVTLAIIFLLLYLNFRNVAETAIVMLSLPFALVGGIWLMYILDYDMSIAVGVGFIALAGLAAETGVVMLIYLDQAYDSIRRENGDVLTLADLNQAVMSGAVERVRPKLMTVFSTMMGLLPIMWSTGTGSEAMKRIAAPMVGGMVSSTILTLLVIPAIYALWKERRVSADRRR
- a CDS encoding DNA cytosine methyltransferase encodes the protein MNAKPLAISLFAGAGGCSLGFKRAGYNILYAIDINENAVETYRHNFPGTKCEMADIMSCDFEKLLKNLKLKTGELDILIGGPPCQGFSTAGMRFWDDPRNGLLKHYVNALAILRPKWFIMENVEGLLTAKGGIYVYEAARAFIKLGYSIRIDKIYAQEYGIPQRRKRTLVIGNRLRMEFNLPEPIVHVHGRIFKNADITLRHTIGELPNPTLDKSSPICYSGKPKHEWEEQLRDGNKKLYDHFTPKIEGVQLERIKNLKPGQSMKDLPESLHHESFRRRANRRVMDGTPTERRGGAPSGIKRLIFDEPSLTITGAAIREFIHPEDNRPLTLRECARIQTFPDWFRFQGNTSERIKQIGNAIPPLLAEIFAVHLLVNYGFGETKRTSPGRLFAHTLTKATAMSPALTRTDDMLQGLYKEKNPQLSLFG
- a CDS encoding putative sulfate exporter family transporter, with protein sequence MNLSGKERSFEAQFRKKLSIWPKESPWPGIGVCVILSWAAIYLNTLPFPPFTLSSGQHPLSAVLLALLLGMLLCNVMPSTAKLKPGIDTVVQKWLPVGIVLLGARLDFYDLIRVAVQVLIGAAVLIAIIVAFTHLMSRWLNIEKKMGLLIGVGTGICGSSAIVALAPLIKANNEEITYSVGVINLLGIVAMLLFPVVGSLAMLDAEVYGIWCGLGIHATPQVIAAGFAHAGDGQTAGEMATIVKLVRISLLGPVVFVLGAWFAYTQRHAIYIDEPVRYSRLVPGFVVLFLAMALLRTLGFLPEVTLHLSEQFVFDAGDRHIDLAGLLSQSGKWIIICAMAGVGLSTAFAAMKAGGIKPVILGVLSAITLALLGLGVAHL
- a CDS encoding heavy metal-associated domain-containing protein codes for the protein MKSRIFALLVIGATAIGMAGWVGCSSKSEATTVEVKLATMQCAMCSHTIEEALKKVDGVQSVEVNLDAKTAKVTFDDKVTSVPALEQAVVKVGYAANDKKADADAYAKLPSCCQVPE
- the cysK gene encoding cysteine synthase A, with amino-acid sequence MPDTIVGRVSDIIGGTPMIRLENLSPAGGATILAKMEYLNPGGSVKDRIALSMIRDAEKAKTLKPGMTIVEATSGNTGIGLAMLCAKLKYRLVLTMPETMSFERRALVTRYGAEVVITPGSGDMDGAKQRAQEIVKKNANCIELKQFDNPANPEAHRQTTGPEIVKATGGKITAFVSGVGTGGTITGVGEVLKAEVPDARVIAVEPAGSAVLSGKSQGPHAIEGIGAGFIPSILNCNILDEVITIEDREAFDMTETLAREEALLVGISSGANVLAARRVAQRLSSDDVVITVLCDTGTRYFSIEEYFRRDEVQNVNALL